A window of Papilio machaon chromosome 1, ilPapMach1.1, whole genome shotgun sequence contains these coding sequences:
- the LOC106714445 gene encoding glycerophosphocholine phosphodiesterase GPCPD1 encodes MQRWFFLQEQKKLKKHRPKVIQGMSAQKEKLENLVMSQEWVFTVLVPNLGPKERVYLSGSTAELGEWDVKKIVPLEPKEGTDLWSTKVTIPNTCDVFYRYAICLVNEDTKTVFVRRWEVNIHPRVIKESAQNPSTDIFGEFKGDQKINRGWLTTQTLVQFKFMNEPLKFKSRLTNRIMLIKVTPVNLSFGTEGHHEDSQSTDTQEGESPLGVTVEVSTLDNDPQLCQLQPQAQFGREYRANDVLLINVFAPDHKILAYLIDFYSHSSRAAMDDPPYHVGYTYVLPNMFKPSEGALELPVTCNVKHRPLGTINFEYLIVHPLKENICNMQVSYAKHWDPTWTGLEVGHRGLGASFKTKEGNAIRENTIASLKQAAASGADLLEFDVQLSKDMIPVIYHDFHVCISMKRKKEVDFAEMLELPVKDLTLEHLQKLKVYHLVEGRNHEILFFDEDLEEHQPFPTLEDTLKSIDMHVGFNIELKWTMELNDGTFELNNPFDMNVYVDKVLEVVLKNAGERRIVFSCFNPDICTMVRNKQNKYPVMFLTVGVTNKYQPYRDPRCLNIPAAVQNAISSDILGIVVHTEDLLRDPTQVKLATDAGLVIFCWGDDNNDKNTIKKLKEMGLHAVIYDKLDQFTTKQVKESIFLVEARESQRELMTLAAMEELSPSGASSASSASHSSFEPTQQTYLDLDVRNHLQQHSTVTSLESLASSIDLRDEVNDRNLKRNREIIMNIEKESQVKEQRKSFLGLFPSGDTAKGSPKKSRRDS; translated from the exons ATGCAACGTTGGTTTTTCTTGCAAGAacaaaagaaactaaaaaaacatagaccTAAGGTTATCCAAGGAATGTCTGctcaaaaagaaaaactcgAAAATCTAGTTATGTCCCAAGAATGGGTGTTTACTGTTTTGGTTCCTAATTTAGGACCAAAAGAACGGGTTTATCTATCTGGTAGTACGGCAGAACTGGGTGAATGGGACGTAAAGAAGATTGTTCCACTGGAACCGAAAGAAGGTACAGATTTATGGAGTACAAAGGTAACAATACCTAACACTTGTGATGTTTTTTATCGTTACGCCATATGTCTAGTCAATGAAGATACAAAAACTGTATTTGTTAGGAGATGGGAGGTCAACATCCATCCCAGAGTTATTAAGGAAAGTGCCCAAAACCCTTCCACAGATATATTTGGAGAATTCAAAGGTGATCAAAAAATTAATCGAGGTTGGCTTACAACTCAAACTTTAgtgcaatttaaattcatgaaTGAGCCATTAAAATTCAAGAGTCGTCTTACAAACAGAATAATGCTTATTAAAGTGACACCAGTTAACTTGTCATTTGGTACGGAAGGCCATCATGAGGACTCACAAAGTACGGACACCCAAGAGGGGGAAAGTCCTCTTGGAGTCACTGTAGAAGTATCCACACTGGACAATGATCCTCAACTTTGCCAGTTACAACCACAAGCACAATTTGGCCGAGAATATAGAGCTAATGATGTTCTTCTCATTAATGTGTTTGCCCCAGATCACAAGATCTTAGCCTACCTTATTGACTTCTATTCACACAGCAGTCGTGCAGCCATGGATGATCCTCCATATCATGTTGGATACACATATGTTTTACCAAATATGTTTAAACCATCTGAAGGTGCCCTGGAGTTACCAGTAACTTGTAATGTTAAACATAGACCTCTTGGTactataaattttgaatatctTATTGTTCAtccattaaaagaaaatatctgcAACATGCAAGTGTCATATGCAAAGCACTGGGATCCCACATGGACAGGTCTGGAAGTTGGTCATCGAGGTTTAGGTGcaagttttaaaactaaaga AGGAAATGCTATTCGTGAAAATACAATAGCTTCCCTAAAACAAGCCGCTGCCAGTGGGGCAGACTTGTTGGAATTTGATGTTCAGCTAAGTAAAGATATGATACCAGTCATATATCATGACTTTCATGTATGTATTTCAATGAAACGAAAAAAGGAGGTTGATTTTGCAGAGATGCTAGAATTGCCTGTCAAGGACCTTACTTTGGAGCATCTGCAAAAACTCAAG GTTTATCATTTAGTAGAAGGTCGTAACCACGAAATTCTGTTCTTTGATGAAGATTTAGAAGAACATCAACCTTTCCCTACATTGGAAGACACTTTAAAGAGCATTGACATGCATGTTGGATTCAATATTGAACTAAAATGGACAATGGAGCTAAATGATGGCACATTTGAATTGAACAATCCATTTGACATGAATGTTTATGTTGATAAG GTTCTGGAAGTAGTTTTGAAAAATGCAGGGGAAAGGCGTATTGTATTTTCTTGTTTCAACCCTGACATTTGCACAATGGTCCGTAACAAACAGAATAAATATCCAGTAATGTTTTTAACTGTT ggtgttacaaacaaatatcaaCCATATAGAGATCCCCGATGTTTGAACATCCCTGCAGCCGTACAGAATGCCATCAGCTCTGATATTCTAGGCATTGTGGTTCACACAGAAGATTTATTGAGAGATCCAACTCAG GTAAAACTTGCCACTGACGCCGGACTTGTCATATTTTGCTGGGGCGATGATAACAATGACAAAAATACCATCAAAAAATTGAAGGAGATGGGACTACACGCCGTTATCTATGACAAGCTCGATCAATTCACAACAAAACAAGTAAAG GAGAGCATATTCTTGGTGGAGGCGCGCGAGTCGCAGCGGGAGCTGATGACGCTGGCCGCCATGGAGGAGCTGTCCCCGTCCGGCGCCTCCTCCGCCTCCTCCGCCTCGCACAGTAGCTTTGAGCCCACACAACAGACCTACCTCGACCTCGACGTGCGCAACCACCTGCAGCAGCACTCCACCGTCACCTCGCTAGAGTCTCTCGCATCCTCCATCGATCTCAGGGACGAAGTCAATGACAGGAACTTAAAACGTAACAGAGAAATCATTATGAACATCGAGAAAGAGTCCCAAGTTAAAGAACAAAGGAAATCATTTTTAGGTCTCTTCCCCTCTGGAGATACTGCGAAGGGATCGCCCAAGAAGTCTCGTAGAGATAGTTAA
- the LOC106714431 gene encoding serine/threonine-protein phosphatase 1 regulatory subunit 10 isoform X2: MPRICPMQLLNCLSVLLSPKGGIKSRDEVQRLASLMTKFSKKLVSKCIYIQILKCTETELLGLFMGSGGWRLVHMWLTESIVAKNWPLVRELLELLLLCPVDIERLKTNNCPKLVKELSKDGNHYAIRALASKLVEQWLKTVKGEHVIPILLSDITHIISDARTENAPEEKNAILTETEQIECEINGDNAFKTEGSSPELSSQEDKDISRVVDVSKDTEKESETLPVLKITLKNGKQIISQVDEDSVASDEVSDKDKIREKHRSKSKEKSSDRSSSSSRSSKHPSKSSSDKYKSSHKSSSSKHSSKERLKDKEKHSSHGSKSKHNSSSGSSSSSRKTSSSSKSKDDKTKHSSEKEKSKEKDDKGKESPNASTEKSDDKPSIHKLGKIPKLSDVKREKPSISIEVRKPDEPKPKTVKTFNSKFRKHGLEEEIKPPPSRAALLNKKPPPALPSTIPIPKRPSPVHNETPPEKKIKTIDIVEKPGAIKLIPPKPKPMMLLESDMFMDALNASATNKKEPKKRKRRTSGSKDGNVPNDSSPPHTPTTVASPNSESKSVPPRFYQDTLDTEESSKASPEKNGDNNEDPNLDQEFEHNKEEKMDVSEPHTLTVNGLKGVLCYHKRKGPKKSIKWRPDSELEEIQYFELDETERVNVTKTFTDMKHLERIHEREAFQKGRNLSNDDVMEERTSWKPLIPIDLDGQIQVEYGKNSKEKDIQAIRQKGTLQPLYFHKSMIPDSPHEPDVETHTYSEPAVIPLEDVTGNQDNISDFRNMPWPEPKGNAPPSSNTNINVPAMFPPSMPQFPSNFPGTQFPGVPPGFQAPMVPTDWQNGVPPNMMPNGIPGPMTPAGLPPGPIPPGNIPPGMMMPPENMMMGPEMFGAPNPLFPVPPEGFNMQQNMFPMDFNMAGPQAAPGPDGFNGPGNFRGAMRGRGGGWRGKGGGNWEGPQRGRGGHARGNRKVVCMYFQRKGSCRQGDNCTFLHPGVNCPF, from the exons atg CCGCGGATCTGTCCAATGCAATTGTTAAACTGTCTCAGCGTTCTCCTTTCACCAAAAGGCGGTATTAAAAGCAGAGACGAAGTGCAAAGGCTTGCAAG TTTAATGACCAAATTTTCAAAGAAACTAGTGTCCAAatgtatatacatacaaattttaaagtgtACAGAAACTGAACTACTGGGGCTATTTATGGGTTCTGGTGGTTGGCGATTGGTACACATGTGGCTGACCGAAAGCATCGTAGCCAAAAATTGGCCTCTTGTCAGAGAACTTTTGGAGCTTTTGCTGCTTTGTCCTGTTGACATTGAAAGActgaaaacaaataattgcCCTAAGCTTGTGAAGGAATTATCCAAGGATGGGAATCACTATG ctatcAGAGCATTGGCTTCGAAATTGGTAGAACAGTGGTTGAAAACTGTTAAAGGTGAACATGTCATCCCTATTTTACTATCTGATATAACACACATCATATCAGATGCACGAACAGAAAATGCacctgaagaaaaaaatgcaattttaacgGAAACGGAACAAATTGAATGTGAAATTAACGGCGATAATGCATTTAAAACCGAGGGTTCCTCGCCCGAGTTATCAAGTCAAGAGGATAAAGACATATCAAGAGTTGTTGACGTGTCCAAGGACACTGAAAAAGAATCTGAAACACTtcctgttttaaaaataaccttaaaaaatggaaaacaaataatttctcAAGTAGATGAAGATAGTGTTGCATCGGACGAGGTGTCTGACAAAGACAAaataagagaaaaacatagaagtaaaagtaaagaaaagtCTAGTGATAGAAGTAGTAGTAGTTCTAGATCTTCTAAACACCCAAGTAAATCGTCaagtgataaatataaaagtagcCATAAAAGTAGTTCTAGTAAACATAGCAGTAAGGAAagattaaaagataaagaaaagcATTCATCACACGGTTCAAAATCGAAACACAACTCAAGTAGCGGAAGCAGTAGCAGCAGTAGAAAGACCAGTTCCTCTAGTAAGTCTAAAgatgataaaacaaaacatagttCAGAAAAGGAAAAGTCCAAGGAAAAAGACGATAAAGGTAAAGAGTCGCCTAATGCATCCACAGAAAAATCTGACGATAAACCATCTATACATAAATTAGGAAAAATACCCAAATTAAGTGACGTGAAAAGAGAGAAACCATCTATTTCGATTGAAGTGCGAAAACCTGATGAGCCCAAACCCAAAACTGTCAAAACTTTCAATTCAAAGTTTAGAAAACACGGGCTGGAGGAAGAAATAAAGCCTCCGCCTTCGCGCGCAGCACTGCTTAATAAGAAACCCCCTCCGGCATTACCCTCTACAATACCAATACCCAAGAGGCCTTCGCCAGTTCACAATGAGACTCCACCTGAAAAGAAGATTAAAACCATTGACATTGTTGAGAAACCGGGggctataaaattaattccacCCAAACCAAAGC CTATGATGTTGCTCGAGAGTGATATGTTCATGGATGCACTTAATGCCTCagcaacaaacaaaaaagagcccaagaaaagaaaacggcgTACCAGCGGATCCAAAGATGGTAACGTGCCAAATGATTCATCGCCACCTCATACTCCGACGACTGTTGCAAGTCCTAATAGTGAAAGCAAATCAGTACCCCCGAGATTTTATCAAGATACTCTAGACACTGAAGAAAGTAGTAAAGCATCACCAGAGAAAAATGGCGATAATAATGAGGATCCGAATCTCGATCAAGAATTCGAACACAACAAAGAGGAAAAAATGGATGTTTCGGAACCCCATACGCTCACAGTCAATGGATTGAAAGGTGTCCTTTGTTACCATAAAAGAAAAGGTCCAAAGAAAAGCATAAAATGGAGACCGGATTCAGAATTAGAGGAAATACAGTATTTTGAACTAGATGAAACAGAACGTGTAAATGTTACGAAAACATTTACAGACATGAAACATTTAGAAAGAATTCACGAACGAGAAGCTTTTCAAAAAGGTCGCAATCTCAGTAATGACGATGTAATGGAAGAAAGAACAAGTTGGAAACCATTAATTCCCATTGACTTAGATGGTCAAATACAAGTTGAATATGGTAAAAATAGCAAAGAGAAAGATATCCAAGCTATTCGGCAGAAAGGTACATTGCAGCCTCTGTACTTCCACAAGTCAATGATTCCCGACTCACCGCATGAACCAGATGTAGAAACTCACACTTATTCAGAACCAGCAGTTATACCATTAGAGGATGTTACTGGTAATCAAGACAACATAAGTGATTTTCGCAATATGCCATGGCCCGAACCGAAAGGAAATGCTCCGCCTTCATCAAACACGAACATAAATGTACCTGCAATGTTTCCACCAAGTATGCCGCAATTTCCTTCAAATTTCCCTGGCACACAGTTCCCAGGCGTACCACCAGGGTTTCAAGCTCCTATGGTTCCTACCGATTGGCAAAATGGAGTACCACCAAATATGATGCCAAATGGAATTCCCGGACCGATGACGCCTGCCGGTCTTCCCCCAGGCCCTATACCCCCAGGCAATATCCCTCCTGGGATGATGATGCCCCCAGAAAACATGATGATGGGTCCGGAAATGTTTGGTGCGCCTAATCCCCTTTTCCCAGTGCCACCTGAAGGATTCAATATGCAGCAAAATATGTTTCCCATGGACTTTAATATGGCAGGACCACAGGCAGCTCCGGGACCAGATGGTTTTAACGGCCCTGGTAATTTCCGCGGCGCTATGCGAGGTCGTGGCGGTGGATGGAGGGGTAAAGGTGGAGGAAATTGGGAAGGACCTCAGAGAGGTCGTGGTGGACATGCGCGTGGTAATAGAAAAGTTGTGTGTATGTATTTCCAGAGAAAGGGTTCGTGTAGGCAAGGCGACAACTGTACTTTCCTCCATCCTGGTGTTAATTGtcctttttaa
- the LOC106714431 gene encoding serine/threonine-protein phosphatase 1 regulatory subunit 10 isoform X1, which yields MPRICPMQLLNCLSVLLSPKGGIKSRDEVQRLASLMTKFSKKLVSKCIYIQILKCTETELLGLFMGSGGWRLVHMWLTESIVAKNWPLVRELLELLLLCPVDIERLKTNNCPKLVKELSKDGNHYAIRALASKLVEQWLKTVKGEHVIPILLSDITHIISDARTENAPEEKNAILTETEQIECEINGDNAFKTEGSSPELSSQEDKDISRVVDVSKDTEKESETLPVLKITLKNGKQIISQVDEDSVASDEVSDKDKIREKHRSKSKEKSSDRSSSSSRSSKHPSKSSSDKYKSSHKSSSSKHSSKERLKDKEKHSSHGSKSKHNSSSGSSSSSRKTSSSSKSKDDKTKHSSEKEKSKEKDDKGKESPNASTEKSDDKPSIHKLGKIPKLSDVKREKPSISIEVRKPDEPKPKTVKTFNSKFRKHGLEEEIKPPPSRAALLNKKPPPALPSTIPIPKRPSPVHNETPPEKKIKTIDIVEKPGAIKLIPPKPKREYILIYLISNILVTCSIFTGKEGPHWPMSSRKFVYLGCNSAMMLLESDMFMDALNASATNKKEPKKRKRRTSGSKDGNVPNDSSPPHTPTTVASPNSESKSVPPRFYQDTLDTEESSKASPEKNGDNNEDPNLDQEFEHNKEEKMDVSEPHTLTVNGLKGVLCYHKRKGPKKSIKWRPDSELEEIQYFELDETERVNVTKTFTDMKHLERIHEREAFQKGRNLSNDDVMEERTSWKPLIPIDLDGQIQVEYGKNSKEKDIQAIRQKGTLQPLYFHKSMIPDSPHEPDVETHTYSEPAVIPLEDVTGNQDNISDFRNMPWPEPKGNAPPSSNTNINVPAMFPPSMPQFPSNFPGTQFPGVPPGFQAPMVPTDWQNGVPPNMMPNGIPGPMTPAGLPPGPIPPGNIPPGMMMPPENMMMGPEMFGAPNPLFPVPPEGFNMQQNMFPMDFNMAGPQAAPGPDGFNGPGNFRGAMRGRGGGWRGKGGGNWEGPQRGRGGHARGNRKVVCMYFQRKGSCRQGDNCTFLHPGVNCPF from the exons atg CCGCGGATCTGTCCAATGCAATTGTTAAACTGTCTCAGCGTTCTCCTTTCACCAAAAGGCGGTATTAAAAGCAGAGACGAAGTGCAAAGGCTTGCAAG TTTAATGACCAAATTTTCAAAGAAACTAGTGTCCAAatgtatatacatacaaattttaaagtgtACAGAAACTGAACTACTGGGGCTATTTATGGGTTCTGGTGGTTGGCGATTGGTACACATGTGGCTGACCGAAAGCATCGTAGCCAAAAATTGGCCTCTTGTCAGAGAACTTTTGGAGCTTTTGCTGCTTTGTCCTGTTGACATTGAAAGActgaaaacaaataattgcCCTAAGCTTGTGAAGGAATTATCCAAGGATGGGAATCACTATG ctatcAGAGCATTGGCTTCGAAATTGGTAGAACAGTGGTTGAAAACTGTTAAAGGTGAACATGTCATCCCTATTTTACTATCTGATATAACACACATCATATCAGATGCACGAACAGAAAATGCacctgaagaaaaaaatgcaattttaacgGAAACGGAACAAATTGAATGTGAAATTAACGGCGATAATGCATTTAAAACCGAGGGTTCCTCGCCCGAGTTATCAAGTCAAGAGGATAAAGACATATCAAGAGTTGTTGACGTGTCCAAGGACACTGAAAAAGAATCTGAAACACTtcctgttttaaaaataaccttaaaaaatggaaaacaaataatttctcAAGTAGATGAAGATAGTGTTGCATCGGACGAGGTGTCTGACAAAGACAAaataagagaaaaacatagaagtaaaagtaaagaaaagtCTAGTGATAGAAGTAGTAGTAGTTCTAGATCTTCTAAACACCCAAGTAAATCGTCaagtgataaatataaaagtagcCATAAAAGTAGTTCTAGTAAACATAGCAGTAAGGAAagattaaaagataaagaaaagcATTCATCACACGGTTCAAAATCGAAACACAACTCAAGTAGCGGAAGCAGTAGCAGCAGTAGAAAGACCAGTTCCTCTAGTAAGTCTAAAgatgataaaacaaaacatagttCAGAAAAGGAAAAGTCCAAGGAAAAAGACGATAAAGGTAAAGAGTCGCCTAATGCATCCACAGAAAAATCTGACGATAAACCATCTATACATAAATTAGGAAAAATACCCAAATTAAGTGACGTGAAAAGAGAGAAACCATCTATTTCGATTGAAGTGCGAAAACCTGATGAGCCCAAACCCAAAACTGTCAAAACTTTCAATTCAAAGTTTAGAAAACACGGGCTGGAGGAAGAAATAAAGCCTCCGCCTTCGCGCGCAGCACTGCTTAATAAGAAACCCCCTCCGGCATTACCCTCTACAATACCAATACCCAAGAGGCCTTCGCCAGTTCACAATGAGACTCCACCTGAAAAGAAGATTAAAACCATTGACATTGTTGAGAAACCGGGggctataaaattaattccacCCAAACCAAAGCGtgagtatattttaatttatttaatttctaacatTTTAGTAACATGTTCTATTTTTACAGGAAAGGAAGGTCCGCATTGGCCGATGTCTTCAAGAAAATTCGTATATTTAGGTTGTAACAGTG CTATGATGTTGCTCGAGAGTGATATGTTCATGGATGCACTTAATGCCTCagcaacaaacaaaaaagagcccaagaaaagaaaacggcgTACCAGCGGATCCAAAGATGGTAACGTGCCAAATGATTCATCGCCACCTCATACTCCGACGACTGTTGCAAGTCCTAATAGTGAAAGCAAATCAGTACCCCCGAGATTTTATCAAGATACTCTAGACACTGAAGAAAGTAGTAAAGCATCACCAGAGAAAAATGGCGATAATAATGAGGATCCGAATCTCGATCAAGAATTCGAACACAACAAAGAGGAAAAAATGGATGTTTCGGAACCCCATACGCTCACAGTCAATGGATTGAAAGGTGTCCTTTGTTACCATAAAAGAAAAGGTCCAAAGAAAAGCATAAAATGGAGACCGGATTCAGAATTAGAGGAAATACAGTATTTTGAACTAGATGAAACAGAACGTGTAAATGTTACGAAAACATTTACAGACATGAAACATTTAGAAAGAATTCACGAACGAGAAGCTTTTCAAAAAGGTCGCAATCTCAGTAATGACGATGTAATGGAAGAAAGAACAAGTTGGAAACCATTAATTCCCATTGACTTAGATGGTCAAATACAAGTTGAATATGGTAAAAATAGCAAAGAGAAAGATATCCAAGCTATTCGGCAGAAAGGTACATTGCAGCCTCTGTACTTCCACAAGTCAATGATTCCCGACTCACCGCATGAACCAGATGTAGAAACTCACACTTATTCAGAACCAGCAGTTATACCATTAGAGGATGTTACTGGTAATCAAGACAACATAAGTGATTTTCGCAATATGCCATGGCCCGAACCGAAAGGAAATGCTCCGCCTTCATCAAACACGAACATAAATGTACCTGCAATGTTTCCACCAAGTATGCCGCAATTTCCTTCAAATTTCCCTGGCACACAGTTCCCAGGCGTACCACCAGGGTTTCAAGCTCCTATGGTTCCTACCGATTGGCAAAATGGAGTACCACCAAATATGATGCCAAATGGAATTCCCGGACCGATGACGCCTGCCGGTCTTCCCCCAGGCCCTATACCCCCAGGCAATATCCCTCCTGGGATGATGATGCCCCCAGAAAACATGATGATGGGTCCGGAAATGTTTGGTGCGCCTAATCCCCTTTTCCCAGTGCCACCTGAAGGATTCAATATGCAGCAAAATATGTTTCCCATGGACTTTAATATGGCAGGACCACAGGCAGCTCCGGGACCAGATGGTTTTAACGGCCCTGGTAATTTCCGCGGCGCTATGCGAGGTCGTGGCGGTGGATGGAGGGGTAAAGGTGGAGGAAATTGGGAAGGACCTCAGAGAGGTCGTGGTGGACATGCGCGTGGTAATAGAAAAGTTGTGTGTATGTATTTCCAGAGAAAGGGTTCGTGTAGGCAAGGCGACAACTGTACTTTCCTCCATCCTGGTGTTAATTGtcctttttaa
- the LOC106714394 gene encoding calcium load-activated calcium channel encodes MWGDSLLIVFISICTAFLGEGLTWVLVYRTEKYQKLKVEVERQSKKLEKRKEAHGDSLDKQHKKKIEREEERLKNNNRDLSLVKMKSMFAIGFAFTALLSMFNSIFDGRVVAKLPFHPISWIQGLSHRNLPGDNYTDCSFIFLYILCTMSIRQNIQKLLGFAPSRAASKQGGALFTTPPPQFK; translated from the exons ATGTGGGGCGATTCTTTATTgatcgtttttatttcaatatgcaCAGCTTTTTTAGGAGAAG gtttgaCTTGGGTTTTGGTGTACAGAactgaaaaatatcaaaaacttaAAGTAGAAGTCGAACgccaaagtaaaaaat tgGAGAAGCGTAAAGAAGCCCATGGGGATTCCCTTGATaaacaacacaaaaaaaagattgAGAGAGAGGAAGaaaggttaaaaaataacaacagagATCTTTCATTAGTTAAGATGAAGTCAATGTTTGCAATTGGTTTTGCTTTCACTGCACTCTTGAGTATGTTTAATAGCAT TTTTGACGGCAGAGTTGTAGCCAAGTTGCCGTTTCATCCTATTTCTTGGATACAAGGCCTGAGTCATAGGAATCTTCCTGGAGACAACTACACAGATTGCTCCTTCATCTTTTTATACATACTCTGTACTATGAGCATAAg gcAAAATATTCAAAAGCTCTTAGGATTTGCTCCGTCAAGAGCTGCATCTAAACAAGGTGGTGCATTGTTTACCACACCACCCCCtcaatttaagtaa
- the LOC106714383 gene encoding FAD-dependent oxidoreductase domain-containing protein 1, with product MFHIKTIPRCILHNICKYRYYTTSKNPFVRTWETLSNDMLNKKSAIYPEHADVVIIGGGFIGSSVGYWLKTRAGSGLSVVILEKDLSYSKVQNNISLGTLTQHFSLPENIQLAQYSAEFLRNVKLNLTSDTNIEYKPNGHLILASEKYAERLEKNVAIQKEFGVKNELLMTADIKEKYPWINTTDVKLGCISMESEGVFNPEALLKGLVLKSSDLGVKYVDAEVIGFDMVEQRDVLMEGVAPGDFRKINKVMYRTKDNEEHAIQFAVCILAASGWSGEVAKLAHIGVGDGLLKIPLPVQQREYNIYNIQDENTKASINTPVIMDTSGLWLQHNTLENNFICGYTPLSSNSVKELLTEKFYEEIIRPSLINRYPNFQEHQIKKLQTEVQDCNTYDETGILGPHPYHTNLVIAAGFGKLGCQHSPGIGRAIAESIIDGYYSSIDLTRFGFDRLLIDEPLVEFNVY from the exons ATGTTTCACATAAAAACTATCCCCCGCTGTATACTacacaatatttgtaaatatcgTTATTATACCACCAGCAAGAATCCTTTTGTTAGGACTTGGGAGACGTTATCTAAtgatatgttaaataaaaaaagtgccATCTATCCTGAACACGCTGATGTCGTTATAATAGGTGGAGGTTTTATTGGATCTTCTGTTGGATATTGGTTAAAGACTAGAGCTGGATCAGGCCTATCtgttgttattttagaaaaagacTTATCT TATTCCaaagttcaaaataatatttcactgGGCACTTTaacccaacatttttctttaccagaaaatattcaattagcCCAGTATTCAGCAGAGTTCCttagaaatgttaaattaaatttgactaGTGATACAAACATTGAATACAAACCAAATGGTCATTTAATACTGGCTAGTGAAAAGTATGCTGAAAGACTGGAAAAAAATGTAGCCATACAAAAAGAGTTTGGTGTCAAAAATGAATTACTTATGACTGCTGATATTAAAGAGAAATACCCATGGATAAACACAACTGATGTTAAATTAG GCTGCATAAGTATGGAATCTGAAGGTGTTTTTAATCCAGAGGCACTTTTAAAAGGGCTTGTTTTGAAAAGTAGCGATCTTGGGGTGAAATATGTTGATGCTGAAGTAATCGGATTTGATATGGTAGAACAGCGAGATGTTTTAATGGAAGGAGTGGCCCCAGGAGAttttaggaaaataaataaagttatgtatCGGACAAAAGACAATGAAGAACATGCAATTCAATTTGCTGTTTGCATCTTAGCAGCTAGCGGTTGGTCAGGGGAAGTTGCAAAATTAGCACACATAGGTGTTGGTGATGGTCTGCTAAAGATACCTTTACCTGTACAACAACG GGAATACAACATATATAACATTCAAGATGAAAATACAAAGGCTAGTATCAATACACCTGTTATAATGGATACAAGTGGCCTTTGGTTACAACATAATACACTTGAAAACAACTTTATATGTGGCTACACACCTTTGTCAAGCAATAGTGTTAAAGAGTTGCTGACTGAAAAGTTCTATGAAGAGATAATTAGGCCTTCATTAATCAACAGGTATCCAAATTTTCAAGAACACCAG ATTAAAAAGCTACAGACAGAAGTTCAAGATTGCAATACTTATGATGAAACTGGTATTTTGGGTCCGCATCCATACCACACTAATTTGGTTATAGCAGCTGGTTTTGGCAAACtgg GTTGTCAACATTCCCCTGGAATAGGAAGGGCAATAGCAGAATCCATAATTGATGGTTACTATTCTAGTATCGATCTAACAAGATTTGGATTTGATAGACTGTTAATTGATGAGCCTTTAgttgaatttaatgtttattag